TCGTGATCGCGATCGTGCGCGAGTCCTACGCCGGCCTGGTGCGTTCGGCGAAGCTGACGGCGCACATGATCCCACTGACCGAACGGTTCGCCCGGCAGCGCCTGGCCGATCTGACCCGGGACCGGACGGCCGGGGTGCCGCAGGTGCTGTTCGTCTGTGTGCAGAACGCGGGCCGCTCGCAGCTCGCCGCCGCTATCGTCAACCAGCTCGCCGACGGCCGCGTGATCGCCCGCTCTGCAGGCTCCACCCCTGCGTCGGACGTGCACCCGCACGTGCGCTCTCTGCTCACCGAGATCGAGGGTGCGCAGGAGGCCGAGACGGCGTTCCCGAAGCCCCTCACCGATGACGCCGTGCGCGCGGCCGACGTGGTGATCACGATGGGTTGCGGGGACGTGTGCCCGGTCATCCCTGGCGTCCGCTACGAGGACTGGACCGTGGGCGACCCCGCCCTCGCTTCCCCGGAAGGGGTCGAAGCGATCCGCCATGACATCGAGGGCCGCGTCCGCGACCTCCTCGCCACACTCACCGACTGAAAGAAACGAAAACCATGACCGACCAGAAGCCCTCAGTCCTCTTCGTCTGCGTCCACAACGCCGGCCGCTCCCAGATGGCAGCCGGCTGGCTCCGCGAGCTCGCGGGCGACCGCGTCGAGGTCCGCTCCGCCGGGTCCATGCCCGCCGACCAGATCAACCCGGTCGCCGTCGAGGCGATGCGCGAAGAGGGCATCGATATCACCGCGGAGCAGCCGAAGGTGCTCACCACCGAAGCGGTGCAGGACTCGGACGTCGTGATCACCATGGGATGCGGGGACGCCTGCCCGTTCTTCCCAGGCAAGCGCTACGAGGACTGGAAGCTCGAAGACCCCGCAGGGCAGGGCATCGAGTCGGTGCGCCCGATCCGCGACGAGATCAAGGGCCGCGTCGAGACCCTTCTCGCCGAGCTCCTGAGCTGAGCAGTACCGCACGTGCGAAGGGGTAGGAACCGTCTGGTTCCTACCCCTTCCTGTTGTCCGCGACTCAGCGAGCAGCGGGTGCCATGCCGAGCTGGATGAGCTGCGGCGCAGGGGCACAGCAGGAACCGGCCGCGGACTGCTCGTCGGGCGCGTCGAAGAGGCCCGAGCCGCCGCACACGCCGGTGTCCGGCAGAACGAGGTCTACGCGCTCGGCAGCCTCATGGTCCCCGGCGATCGCGGCGACGACGCTGCGGACCTGCTCGAACCCGGTCAGAGCGAGGAATGTCGGCGCACGGCCGTAGGACTTCGCTCCCACGATGTAGAAGCCTGGCTCCGGCTGCTCGAGGTCGGTCGCGCCGGTGGCCCGGACGGAGCCGCAGGAGTGCAGGTTCGGGTCGACCTCCGCGGCGATCTTCGACGGGGCCTGCAGGCGCATGTCGAGGTCGAGCCGCACCTCCGAAAGGAAGGATAGGTCGGGGCGGAACCCGGTCGCGACGAAGATTCGCGCAGCAGGCGCGAGCCGGCGGCCGTCCTCTGCCACCAGCACCGCCTGGCCGCCGTCGAGGGCGACCTGCTCGGTGCGGAACCCGGTCACGAGGTCCACGAGGCCGTCCTCGACCGCCTTCTTCGCCCGCTGGCCCAGCGCGCCGCGCTCAGGCAGCTCGTCGAAACTGCCGCCACCGAAAGTATTCCCGACCGCGCCGCGGCGCAGCACCCAACTGATCCGCGTCCCCGGCTCGCGCTTTGCTACCCGCGACAGAATCCCGATCGTCGTCGCGGCGGAGTGCCCGTTGCCGACCACCACGACATGCTGGCCTGCCAGAGTGCTGGCATCCTCGATCCCGGGCATGCGGTGCTCCAGGAGACCCGCATCGACCGCTGCACGCTCGCCGAGGGCGGGGAGCCCGTCAGCGCCCGCGGGACTGGGCATTCGCCATGTGCCGGAGGCGTCGATCACGACGCTGGCTTCGATCCGCTCCTCGCTGCCGTCCGCGCGCTCGACGTGCACGACGAACGGCTGCTCGGCGCGCCCCGCATCGACGGAGAGGTCGCGACCCTTGCGGCCGACGCCGACCACGCGTGCCCCGTACCGCACTCTGTCTCCGAGAACGTCCGCGAGCGGCGCGAGGTACTGCTCGATCCACTGCATCCCGGTCGGGTACCCCTGGGCGGGTGCCTTCCATCCGGTGGGTTCCAGCAGACGACGGGATGCCGCGTCGGTGAGCTCCGTCCACGGTGAGAATAAGCGCACGTGACCCCATTCGGCCACCGCCGCGGCCGGACCATCGCCGGCCTCCAGCACCAGCGGGTTCAAGCCGCGCTCAAGCAGGTGCGCGGCCGCCGCAAGTCCCTGCGGGCCCGCACCAATGACGACGACGGAATCCATACCAACCTCCATGCATTGATGTTCTTCGATATGAAGAGCCTGCCTGACTCATCGACATCTGTCAATATGTGGGGCAGAATGGGGGCATGGCTGTTCTTCCCGTGACGATCGACGTGACACCTGCGGAGGCGTCGTGCTGCGCCCCTGCGGCCGATGCGGTGGTCGATGACGCGACCGCGCATCAGCTCGCGAAGGTGTTCAAAGCGCTCGGCGACCCGAACCGGGTGAAGCTGTTCTCGCTGATCACTGCGAGTGCGAGCGGGGAGATGTGCGTGTGTGATCTCACCGAACCCGTCGGACTGTCACAGCCGACGGTGTCGCACCACATGAAGCTCCTCGTCGAGGCCGGGCTCGTCACCCGCGAGCAGCGCGGCAAGTGGGCGTACTACCAGCCCACGACCGGCACCCTCGCCACGGCGGCACGGGCGTTCACGGCCTGATGGAGCCACTCCGGTTCCGGCCAATGGCCGAGTCCGACTGGGCCGAGGTCGAGAGCATCTACCGGGCGGGGATCGCCGCCGGGCACGCCACCTTTGAAACCGCTCCACCCGCGACCTGGGCCGCATTCACCGCGGGCAAGCGCCCAGAGCTCAGCCTCGTCGCCGTCGACTCCAACGGCCGGGTCCTCGGATGGGCCGCCGCGTCTCCCGTGTCGACACGAGCCGCGTACGCGGGCGTCGTGGAGCACTCGATCTACATCCACCCCGACGCGGCCGGTCACGGAGTCGGGCGCCGCCTTCTCGCAGCGTTCTTGGATCTCACCGATCAGCACGGGATCTGGACTGTGCAGTCATCGATCTTCACTGAGAACACTGCGAGCCTGCGCCTGCACGAGCGGGCAGGGTTCCGCGCTGTCGGACGACGAGAGCGCATCGCCCGCATGACCTACGGGCCGCACGCCGGCCAATGGCGCGACACGCTCCTCGTCGAACGCCGCACCGCTGGAGAACGAAGTGAGGGCGCATCTTCCACGAAGACGAACCCTCACACCCAGTCCTGCGACCCGTCGACCCGCATCTTCACGCCGAATCGTCTTCAGGAATCCTGAACTTGCGGGTTTCTAGAGCATCCGGCCGCGGGTATCGAAGAGCTCGAGCTCTGCGGGGTGGAGCTGGTGCTGCACGACAAAGCTGCGGTCCTTGATCTTCCACAGGCCTTGCCCAATGCCGAGGGTCGGGAGGAGGGATCGTTCGGTGCTGGTGAGGCCGAGGGTTTCCGCGGTCGCGCCGAGCTGGTCGCTCGCCTGCCGATACACGACCCGCACTTCGGCGTTGGCGAGCAGCGAGGAGGCGAGTGCGCGCATCCGGGAGCCGCTATCGCCGACGTTCTCCAAGTCGGTCAGTTTGTGAAAGATCAACTGGTTGCTGATCCCGAAATGGCGTGCCAGCCGCCACTGCGCATCCATCCGGGCCAACAACGACGGGTAGGACATCAGCCTCCATGCTTCGTCGTAGACGACGAGCCGCCTGCCGCCGTTCGGGTCTTGGAGGGCGGCCTCCATCCAGGCTGAGCTGCACGTCATCAGCACCGCGAGCAGTGCGGAGTTCTCGGCGACGCGGGAGAGGTCGAGGGAGAGCATCGGCAACGTCGGATCGAAAGTCTCCGTAGACGGACCATCGAACATGCCGGATAGGTCGCCGGCAACGAGACGGCGGAGTGCGTGCCCGACCATGCGGCCGTCTTCCGCGAGCCTGCCGTCGGGGTCGTCGTCGGGTGAGGGGTCGAGGATGCGGTCGACGACCATCGGCAGGATCGGCACCTCGGCGGTGCGCACCGCGTCGGCGAGTGCCACGTCGATCGCGGTGTGCTCGACTGGCGAGAGGCGACGGTCGAGCACCGTCTCCGATAGTGCACCAATCAGGTCGCGGCGGCGCGCGGCGACCTGCGCTTTCCAGTCCTCATCCGCGATTCCCGTGGCCCGGTATCCGGCGTCGAGGGGGTTCAGGCGTGCGGGCAGCGAGGGGCCGAGGAGGATCGCGCGCCCGCCGACGGCGCGGGCGACGGCGGTGTGTTCGCCTTTCGGGTCTCCGGGGACGTAGACGCGCCGCCCGAACGGCAGCCCCCGCGTTTAGAGCGCTTTCGCGAGCGAGCTCTTCCCGCTGCCGACGATGCCGGCGAGGATCATGTTTGGGGCGGTGATGACGCTCTGCCGGTACAGCTCCCACGGGTCGTACACGAAGGAGCCGCCGGAGTAGAGGTCTTGCCCGACGAAGGTGCCGGCCGAGCCGAGGCCGCCTTCTGCGAGGAATGGGTAGTGCCCGGCGAGCGTCGCCGAGGTGTCCTGGTGGCGCGGGAGCCGGAACCTGCCCGGCGTGCGAAGCGCCGCCGCCCCCGCCTCGCCAGCACGGGGCAGGTAGCTGGTCGTCCGCCGCTCCTCCCGCTCCGCTTCCCGCTCCGCCCGCGCCGCAGCGGCCTGAGCTACGCGGGCTTCGGCGTGGAGCCGTGCGGCGGCTTGCCGGCGCGCTTTGCGCTGGGCGCGGCGTTCGCCTTCGGGGCCGACGAGCGCCGAGGTATGCAACTTCCCCTCATCGGAGGCGTGCAGGCCAGCGTGGCGGGCGGTCACGCGCCCAGCCCCCGCAGGTTCGCCCGCGTCGAATAGGCGGGTCGGCTCACCCGCGGGGTGCCGAGGCGATCCGCCCGCGACGACTCCTGCACCGGCATCGCAGCATCCGTGGCGGGTGTGGCGTGCGTGGGTGGTTCTTCGATGCCGAGGAGCACGGGATCGGGGAGGGCGTCGTGCTCCCGGTAGAGGCCGATATGCCCTATGAAGGAGTTATAGACCATCGTGTACACGTCGCGGGTCGCTACCCGGTCGAGCTGCCCTGTCGGGGGCCGGTCGTAGACGTACCCGTTCTCGAGCGCGGCATCCACGGTCTCGTCGCCGAAGTCGTGCCCGGCCAGTTCCTCGATCGCATGATCGGTGCCCTTGAGCGTGATCGTGTCGAGTACCCGGTCGGCGTCCTCGCCCTGCAAGAACACGACGCTCACGAACCGGCGCGGCAGCACGACGTCGGGTAGGTCCTGCCAGGCGATGCGCGATGCAGCCTGCGAGGCTCGGTCCATGGCGGTCTCTGCCTGGTCGAAGATCGCGGACGCCTCCCGCAGCCCATCGATCGCGGACTGTGCGGCGTCGGTGCCGGCCTGCCGGTTCCCGGTGTCGTCTGCGGCGAGGCGCTGATGGTGGGCGATGTTCCCTGCGAGCTGTCCGGTGACGTTCGTGAGTCGCCGAGTGAGTGAGAGGAGTTCGCCGAGCACGTCGTACACGTAGCGGGGATGGTCGGCGGCGTGGAGGGCGTGCGCGATGCCGCGCACCGCCTCCGCCGCCTCAGCAGCATCAGCTTTCGGATCAGAGAATGTCGCCATCGTGGGACTCCTTCACAGTTGGGGCAGGTCACCAGGCAGGTGCACCGGCCACGACGCCACCCCGCCCGGATCCGCGCCAAACGGCGCGGATCAGATGGTGCGGCACAGCGGCAGCGCTGCCGCGGTGAATGCCTGCGCTTGCTGGCCGACCAGCCTTCTCGTCTCGCAGGAGGACTGGATCGCGGCTTGCTCGATCTGCGCGACCGCCGCGTCGAGCTCGCCCGGGGTTGGTGCGGAGATGGAGACGAGGCCGACGACGCGGAGGATGCTGTGCCCCGCGGTCAGCTCGCTCTCCTGTTGCAGCACGTCTTGGAACTCCGCCGAGGCTTGGGTGTCTTCGACTTGCCCGATCTTCCGGCGCTGTGCGGCGTCGGCGATCATCTCGGTCTTCTTCTTCCGCAGATCGCGCGCGGCCTGGTCGGCGCGCACGGGGAGATAGTAGAGCGACAGGGAGCGGAGCACGCCGCCGGTGAGTACCAAGGGGGCGAGGAATCCGGGGAAGGTTTGTGCTCTCGGCCATTCGCTGATCCACAGCACCGCGTGGTGGGCGCTGTCGGAGCGCAGCCGATCCCACGCCTCGTTCACTGCGACCGGGCCGGCGGTGGCGAGGTCGCGGCCGAGCGCGCCGTGGCGTTCGAGGGCGGGGCCTGCGGCGGGGTCGTAGGCGGTGCGGAGGATCAGGGCGACATCGCCCGGGGTGAGCCAACCCGCGAAGGCGAGTTCCGCGCTGCGCAGCGCGGTCTGCAGCGACTGCATCTCCTGCCTGAGCACCGCCGCCGCACCCGCCATGCCGCCGCCTGCGGAGCGTATCTGCCGGGTGGCGGCGCGCATGTCGAGCGCGAGCGAGATGGTCGTCTGGTGGCGTTCGCCGGCGGGGCCGGCGCGCTCGATGAGTTCCCGGTAGGTGGTGGCCGCCCAGGAGTCGTCATCGGTGCCGTGCTGCCGCCACCATTCGGCAAGCCCCGACCCCGAATCGGGCAGGGTGCGTTCCATGACCTGGATGCGGGCGATCCTGCCGGAGCGGCAGGCGGCGGCGAGGACGCGACCCCATCCGGTGACGCGGCGCTGCTGCTCGGCCGGGTCGAGGAGCACGAACGCCGGATGCTGCACCCGCAGCATCACGGTGAGGGTTTGCGCGTGCGGGTCGTGGATCATCGCCGTCCCGGTCTCGGGGTCGTGCCACTCGCGGAGGGCTGCGAGGTCGCCGGGGAGGGCGAGGGTGCCGGCCGGGCGGGGCCGGATCATGCGGCGGCGGTAGCGGGTCTGCTTCGCGCGGGTGCGCATGAGCCAGCGGGTGATGATTGGCGCCCACTCGATGAGCTTGCGGCCGCTGACGGGCACCCACGCGATCGCCGCGAGCGTCAGCCACGCGGGCGACGACCAGGCAAGCCCAGCCCCGCCGCTCGTGTACAGCGCGGTCACGACGATGAGGAGGGCGCAGGCGAGCACGATCAACTGCGAGATCGACAATCCGAGCAGGACGCCGCGGCGGGTCAACCTTGAGAACTGGATCGTCTGCAGCTCGAACGGGGTGCTGGTGCTGGACATGATCGTTCACCCCTCCGATCCGGCGCCGGATGGCGGGAGCACGGCGGGCGGCTGCTGGGTCTGCGCGGTCGCCGGGATCTCCACGCCACCTCTACGGATCTCATACGCATCACCATCTACGTTGTCGGCCTCAGCGAAGATCGACTTCCGCTCATCCGAGCAGCCAGGGACCAGTTCTTGGGCAACAGCGATACCCCGCCTGCATCCGCTCTGCTCGGCGTCGAATCACTATTCCATCCCGATGTGCTGGTCGAAGTCGATGCCATCGTGAGCCTTCCGAGCTGAGCACACCCAACGGACCGCCTGATTCATTTCTTATAGTTACTGAATTGCTGCCCAAGCCTGTAGCGGTAGTACGCCGTTCCCGAGCGCGCTAAGCTGCTGGTTCACCGTGAGCGGCTCCGCTGGATCAGTCACCCAACCTCGCGGGAGCCCCATTAGCCATTCCACGAACTCAGGTGCCGGTCTGGCACCGGTCTTGTTGTTCAGGAGCGCGGGTGCGGGCGCAGCTCGTCCGGTGATGTGCTCCCATCGAGCTATAGCGTCGGCGTACCTTCCCCAGCGGTGAAGATGCCGTCGATCAGGTCCCACAGCGTCTCCGATTCGGCTCTCCATTTCGGTGAGCCATGCGGCCCGTTGAGGGCGAGGTCGATCACCTGGTGCGAGAGCGCGATGGTTCCCCGGCGTGCCCGCACTTGATCCAGGTTCTCCCCACCCCGTGCTGCGTCGGAGGCGAGCGGGGTTCGGAACAGTGGCACGGGCGAGGATGAAGACGCGGAACCGGGGATGCGGAGCGCCGACGAGGGAAGCGGGTAGGCCGATCCATCGTGCGTCATACCCGAGGTCGGCCAGGTCTCCGAGTACGGCGCCGAGCGCCCGGAGAGGTCGAGCTGGCTGGTTTCCCAGACCCCAGAGGTCGGGTTCCAGGTGGCGAAGGGTTGCGGGGTCAGGGGTTGCACGTTCGTCTCCTTGAGGGGTTGCATCTTCGTGGGTTGCTCGGATCGCTGAGGCTGAGAGCAGGCCGCGCACGTTCTCGATCACGACCCATTCGGGGCGGAGCTGGTCGATGGCATCGGCCATGTTCGCCCAGAGCCCGGAGCGCGTGCCGGGCGCGAGGCCGGCCATCTTCCCCACGGTGGAGACGTCCTGGCAGGGGAACCCGCCGCAGAGGATGTCCACCGGCTCGACGGTGCGCCAGTCGATCATGGTGATGTCGCCGAGGTTGGGCGCGTCCGGCCAGTGATGGGAGAACACGCGGCTCACGGGTTCGTTGATCTCGGAGAACCAGATCGTGCGTGCCCCGAAGACGTGCTCGACGGCGAGGTCGAGGCCACCATAGCCGGAGAACAGCGACCCGACCTTGAGCGGTTTTGCAGCGGGCATTTTGGGAGGTGTGGGCATTGGGGTTCCTGCCGGTCGGCGATCCCAGCAGCACCCCTCTACCGAGGTTCCAGCGCGCCGAGCTGATCACCTCACAGGTGCACGCCGCCAAACCCGCGCCCAGCTCACCCCGGCACCTCACCCGCAGACCCGGGCCCCGCTCCCGCTCCCAATATCGCCCTCACCGCCACCGCATCGCCGGCCACCGCTCCGCTTCCCTCCCGAGCCTCCACGCGTCTTGCAGATGCGGTTTCGCAAGCCTTGTTCACGTCAGGAGTCACGCCCGCGTCAATCCGCCGAAGTCTCAGGTCGGTCGACCTAGATATGACGGTGCGAGCCTGCTTCCCGAATGCGACTGGAATGGGTGAGATACCGACGCACCTTCCCATATGACGGTGTCGATCATGGTGATGACCACTGGTGATGGGTACCGCTATCTGTTCAACTCGGTCGTGACCTGCGCTGGCGACCGCGATGTGGCCGCCGCGTCAACGAGGTGGTGCCGGGAATCTGGAACGCTCCTCTGACCAGATAGCGGGTTGCGCGAGGTTTCGCACCGCAACCCCCGATGCAACCCCTGGTTGCAACGCGAGAGGAGGCGGTCTCGACGCGCGTGACGAGCGCCGACGACGGCTACAGGAATCTACTGCACCCCGTGGGCGTGATGATGCTGACCGGAGCTTTTCGGCGCCGCCGCCCCGCTACTTTGCCGAAGCCGGCCCTTTCCGTCCTCTGACTCGGCTCCGGCCCCACCCAACTTGATCGAGGCCGCTCATCGCGGGCGTGGAAAACCGAACGGCCGGTGAACGCCACCTTCACGGTCAGCTGGGTTCAGCGGTCGTCTCCGCT
The genomic region above belongs to Leucobacter muris and contains:
- a CDS encoding metalloregulator ArsR/SmtB family transcription factor, with protein sequence MTDTTVIADADACAPSTAHAIGTEAAATVAGALKALADPLRLRMLSAIATDPRGESCVCDLADLAEVSQPTVSHHLKVLKETGMLLSERRGTWVYYRIAPGKQSAVAALLDAFAPAAAVTDEPEDTAARAEALQQMDARVTRLAEELADELTGLNRDLVIAIVRESYAGLVRSAKLTAHMIPLTERFARQRLADLTRDRTAGVPQVLFVCVQNAGRSQLAAAIVNQLADGRVIARSAGSTPASDVHPHVRSLLTEIEGAQEAETAFPKPLTDDAVRAADVVITMGCGDVCPVIPGVRYEDWTVGDPALASPEGVEAIRHDIEGRVRDLLATLTD
- a CDS encoding arsenate reductase ArsC — encoded protein: MTDQKPSVLFVCVHNAGRSQMAAGWLRELAGDRVEVRSAGSMPADQINPVAVEAMREEGIDITAEQPKVLTTEAVQDSDVVITMGCGDACPFFPGKRYEDWKLEDPAGQGIESVRPIRDEIKGRVETLLAELLS
- a CDS encoding FAD-dependent oxidoreductase codes for the protein MDSVVVIGAGPQGLAAAAHLLERGLNPLVLEAGDGPAAAVAEWGHVRLFSPWTELTDAASRRLLEPTGWKAPAQGYPTGMQWIEQYLAPLADVLGDRVRYGARVVGVGRKGRDLSVDAGRAEQPFVVHVERADGSEERIEASVVIDASGTWRMPSPAGADGLPALGERAAVDAGLLEHRMPGIEDASTLAGQHVVVVGNGHSAATTIGILSRVAKREPGTRISWVLRRGAVGNTFGGGSFDELPERGALGQRAKKAVEDGLVDLVTGFRTEQVALDGGQAVLVAEDGRRLAPAARIFVATGFRPDLSFLSEVRLDLDMRLQAPSKIAAEVDPNLHSCGSVRATGATDLEQPEPGFYIVGAKSYGRAPTFLALTGFEQVRSVVAAIAGDHEAAERVDLVLPDTGVCGGSGLFDAPDEQSAAGSCCAPAPQLIQLGMAPAAR
- a CDS encoding ArsR/SmtB family transcription factor — translated: MAVLPVTIDVTPAEASCCAPAADAVVDDATAHQLAKVFKALGDPNRVKLFSLITASASGEMCVCDLTEPVGLSQPTVSHHMKLLVEAGLVTREQRGKWAYYQPTTGTLATAARAFTA
- a CDS encoding SCO6880 family protein, with product MSSTSTPFELQTIQFSRLTRRGVLLGLSISQLIVLACALLIVVTALYTSGGAGLAWSSPAWLTLAAIAWVPVSGRKLIEWAPIITRWLMRTRAKQTRYRRRMIRPRPAGTLALPGDLAALREWHDPETGTAMIHDPHAQTLTVMLRVQHPAFVLLDPAEQQRRVTGWGRVLAAACRSGRIARIQVMERTLPDSGSGLAEWWRQHGTDDDSWAATTYRELIERAGPAGERHQTTISLALDMRAATRQIRSAGGGMAGAAAVLRQEMQSLQTALRSAELAFAGWLTPGDVALILRTAYDPAAGPALERHGALGRDLATAGPVAVNEAWDRLRSDSAHHAVLWISEWPRAQTFPGFLAPLVLTGGVLRSLSLYYLPVRADQAARDLRKKKTEMIADAAQRRKIGQVEDTQASAEFQDVLQQESELTAGHSILRVVGLVSISAPTPGELDAAVAQIEQAAIQSSCETRRLVGQQAQAFTAAALPLCRTI